A part of Alkalispirochaeta americana genomic DNA contains:
- a CDS encoding ATP-dependent 6-phosphofructokinase has translation MSHDFSIARLGEATIPSPIPYASEKGTDMANYVGDDERIIFNPALSRSASEQPVSGQSLLEVAGPRRNIYFSPGHVHAGVITCGGLCPGINDVIRAITRCLWYRYGVRRITGLRFGYPGLLPETAEPTIALDPDVVDDIHKIGGTVLGSSRGGGTRTGEIVDALERLNLNMLFTIGGDGTQKGALAIAEEIERRNLRITVVGIPKTIDNDFSFIERSFGFETAVAEAAQAVAAAHTEAHSAINGIGLVKVMGRESGFIAAHTALASHEANFVLIPEVPFSLEGDRGLLRLLERRLDARRHAVIIVAEGAGQDLLPDSSGSDASGNRKLVDIGLFLKDEISRHFADRGKPFTLKYIDPSYMIRSAVAAPTDSVYCSRLGNNAVHAAMSGRTRMLVGLVNDFFVHIPMAVAVSRRKQVDREGNLWRDVLEATHQPMQIGQG, from the coding sequence GTGTCTCACGATTTTTCGATTGCCCGCTTGGGCGAGGCAACCATCCCATCGCCCATTCCCTACGCCAGCGAAAAGGGAACGGACATGGCTAACTACGTGGGTGACGACGAGCGGATCATCTTTAACCCTGCCCTGTCCCGATCTGCTTCGGAGCAGCCCGTGTCGGGCCAGAGTTTGCTTGAAGTGGCGGGGCCCCGAAGGAATATTTATTTTTCCCCGGGTCATGTCCACGCCGGGGTGATCACCTGCGGGGGACTGTGCCCGGGAATCAACGATGTTATCCGGGCAATCACCCGGTGTCTCTGGTATCGCTACGGCGTACGGCGCATTACGGGACTTCGTTTTGGGTATCCCGGGCTTCTCCCCGAGACGGCCGAGCCCACGATTGCTCTGGATCCTGATGTGGTGGATGATATCCACAAGATTGGTGGAACCGTTCTGGGATCAAGCCGGGGCGGGGGAACCCGAACGGGAGAGATTGTTGATGCGCTGGAGCGCCTGAACCTCAACATGCTCTTCACGATCGGCGGCGACGGCACCCAAAAGGGAGCACTGGCCATTGCCGAGGAGATCGAACGGCGAAATCTGCGGATAACCGTCGTGGGAATTCCCAAAACGATCGATAACGATTTCAGTTTTATCGAGCGATCCTTCGGTTTTGAGACCGCCGTGGCCGAAGCTGCTCAGGCCGTGGCAGCCGCTCACACCGAGGCTCATTCGGCGATTAACGGGATCGGTCTGGTGAAGGTGATGGGACGCGAGAGTGGCTTTATCGCGGCGCATACCGCCCTGGCGAGTCATGAGGCAAACTTTGTGCTGATTCCCGAGGTCCCTTTCTCTCTGGAGGGTGATCGAGGGCTCCTGCGGCTTCTGGAACGGCGTCTCGATGCGCGACGACACGCCGTGATTATCGTTGCCGAGGGAGCTGGTCAGGATTTGCTTCCGGATTCATCGGGCAGTGATGCCAGTGGAAACCGGAAGCTTGTCGATATTGGCCTCTTTCTGAAGGATGAAATATCCCGACACTTTGCCGATCGGGGCAAGCCCTTTACGCTGAAGTATATCGATCCCAGCTACATGATCCGGAGCGCCGTGGCGGCCCCCACGGACAGTGTCTATTGCTCGCGTCTGGGGAATAACGCTGTTCATGCGGCCATGTCGGGACGGACCAGGATGCTCGTGGGGCTTGTGAACGATTTCTTCGTCCATATTCCCATGGCTGTGGCGGTGTCGCGCCGCAAGCAGGTGGATCGCGAGGGAAATCTCTGGCGGGATGTTCTGGAGGCCACCCACCAGCCCATGCAGATCGGACAGGGCTAG
- the galE gene encoding UDP-glucose 4-epimerase GalE, whose protein sequence is MKVLVIGGAGYIGSHVVKALRRSGHAITVFDNLSSGLRENLQPDTAFVHGDILIPAQIEAALQGQEAVIHLAAFKAAGESMESPEKYAINNLNGTVNILNAMTAAGVKALVFSSSAAVYGEPEYLPIDENHPTRPENFYGFTKLEIERLLAWYDQLRGVRFAALRYFNAAGYDPEGEVCGLEQSPANLLPVIMEVAAGLRQELKIFGTDYETPDGTGVRDYIHVTDLADAHLRALEYITSKNASLTVNLGSEAGLSVQEMVSAAREITGQAIPVQEVPRRPGDPARLVASAALARDLLQWSPSFSDGPTLVRTSWEAYRKQHPPGSNSRADR, encoded by the coding sequence GTGAAGGTATTGGTAATTGGTGGTGCCGGCTATATCGGCAGCCACGTGGTGAAGGCGTTGCGCCGATCAGGTCACGCCATTACGGTTTTTGATAATCTCTCCAGTGGCCTCCGGGAAAACCTGCAACCCGACACGGCCTTCGTTCACGGAGACATCTTGATCCCCGCCCAGATCGAGGCAGCCCTGCAGGGCCAGGAGGCCGTGATTCATCTGGCGGCCTTCAAGGCGGCGGGAGAATCCATGGAATCTCCCGAGAAATACGCAATCAACAACCTGAACGGCACGGTGAACATTCTCAACGCCATGACCGCCGCAGGTGTAAAAGCCCTGGTGTTCTCTTCCAGCGCCGCCGTCTACGGGGAGCCGGAATACCTGCCGATCGACGAAAACCACCCCACCCGGCCGGAAAACTTCTACGGCTTCACAAAGCTCGAGATCGAGCGCCTTCTGGCCTGGTACGATCAGTTGCGGGGCGTGCGGTTTGCAGCGCTGCGCTACTTCAACGCCGCCGGCTACGATCCCGAGGGAGAAGTCTGCGGACTGGAGCAAAGCCCTGCCAACCTTCTGCCGGTGATCATGGAAGTTGCTGCCGGCCTGCGGCAGGAGCTGAAGATTTTTGGCACCGATTATGAAACCCCCGACGGCACGGGTGTGCGGGACTATATCCACGTGACCGACCTGGCCGACGCCCACCTGCGCGCCCTGGAGTACATCACCAGCAAGAACGCCTCGCTCACGGTAAACCTGGGAAGCGAGGCGGGCCTGAGCGTTCAGGAGATGGTCTCTGCAGCCCGGGAGATCACCGGGCAAGCCATTCCGGTCCAGGAGGTCCCCCGCCGCCCCGGAGACCCGGCCCGGCTGGTGGCTTCGGCAGCCCTGGCCAGGGACCTTCTCCAGTGGAGCCCCTCCTTCAGCGATGGCCCCACCCTGGTGCGTACAAGCTGGGAGGCCTACCGGAAACAGCACCCCCCGGGTTCGAACTCCCGGGCTGACCGCTAG
- the hflX gene encoding GTPase HflX: MIQSISPAEDEQQANRTYLVGSFTTEERSSAEASLQEMERLCKTAGLLVVGRELVRLRAPKPALYLGTGQADRIIASADDEEARIIVFDQPLTPVQMRNWSRRAQREIYDRHAVILEIFARRARTREAQLQVELARAEYAQSHLAGMWQHLSRQGGGSRLARGEGEKQIEMDRRQLKKRVLTARRALDKVGRQRALRRERREGVRRVALVGYTNAGKSTLLNALANARVRSADQLFATLDPVTRRLTAGPDQSVLLTDTVGFIRNLPPELINAFHSTLEEALEADLLLLVVDAADPEAPLQIKTTQDILQKLGAHLLPRIIVLNKVDTCPDMEQAELLLQPFLNRDDEVLQVSALTGRGIETLRTRILPPAPDAEAEAQPDPVVLDPHQ, encoded by the coding sequence ATGATACAATCAATATCTCCCGCCGAAGACGAGCAGCAGGCGAACAGGACCTACCTGGTGGGGTCCTTCACAACCGAGGAACGCTCCAGCGCCGAAGCCAGCCTCCAGGAAATGGAACGCCTCTGCAAAACGGCAGGCCTCCTGGTGGTGGGCCGGGAACTTGTCCGCCTGAGAGCCCCCAAACCGGCGCTCTATCTGGGAACAGGCCAGGCTGACCGCATCATCGCTAGCGCCGACGACGAGGAAGCCCGGATCATCGTCTTTGACCAGCCTCTCACGCCGGTACAAATGCGAAACTGGAGCCGCCGGGCCCAGCGGGAGATCTATGACCGCCACGCTGTGATCCTGGAAATCTTCGCCCGCCGCGCACGCACCAGGGAGGCGCAACTTCAGGTTGAACTGGCCCGGGCTGAGTACGCCCAGTCTCACCTGGCCGGGATGTGGCAGCACCTGTCCCGTCAGGGAGGAGGCAGCCGCCTGGCCCGGGGCGAAGGGGAAAAACAGATCGAAATGGATCGACGCCAGCTCAAAAAACGAGTCCTCACCGCCCGCAGAGCCCTGGATAAGGTGGGCCGTCAGCGGGCACTACGGCGGGAACGCCGCGAGGGAGTGCGGCGGGTTGCTCTGGTGGGGTACACCAATGCAGGGAAATCAACCCTGCTGAATGCCCTGGCAAACGCCCGGGTGCGCAGTGCCGATCAGCTCTTTGCCACGCTGGACCCCGTTACCCGACGCCTTACGGCGGGACCGGACCAGTCGGTACTCCTCACAGACACCGTAGGGTTTATCAGAAACCTCCCTCCGGAACTGATCAACGCCTTCCACTCGACCCTGGAAGAAGCCCTGGAGGCAGACCTCCTGCTCCTGGTGGTGGACGCAGCCGACCCGGAAGCCCCGCTGCAAATCAAAACCACCCAGGATATCCTGCAGAAACTGGGAGCCCATCTCCTGCCCCGAATCATCGTACTGAACAAAGTCGACACCTGTCCCGATATGGAGCAGGCAGAACTCCTCCTCCAGCCCTTCCTCAACCGGGACGATGAGGTCCTCCAGGTCTCGGCCCTCACGGGACGGGGTATCGAAACGTTGCGAACCCGGATACTCCCTCCTGCGCCAGACGCAGAAGCGGAGGCGCAGCCCGACCCGGTTGTCCTTGATCCCCACCAGTGA